Part of the Syntrophus gentianae genome, GAAAGGGAGCGCACCAGGTTCTCAATATCGCCCTTGGCCTGTAGTTGTTCCATGCGGCCGACTGTGGCGATAACCCGCTGGATGGTTTTTTTGCCCTCACGTCGGTTTTCGACTATCTGGAGGTATTCGTATGGACCGGTTTTCTTGACTCTGGCAAACATGGGGAGACACCTTTCTTGACACCCCATGAATATGAAATATGCTCTGCTATGTCAAGAATATTCAACCTATCATTTGGCACCACATTTTTGAGATGGCCCCGATTTTTTCAAAGAGCGATACAGTGAATTCAGAAGGTTAGAGATCCCAATGGGCACAAAAGCCCAATTAACTGTAAAAGAAAAGTCTAAAGGAACGATCTCCCCGGTGCAGCGGCAGAGCAACGGCTGGTTGTGCCCCGCATTGGCATACCGGATCTGGTGATTGCGGGAATTGAGCGTCATCAGAAAACAGGTGATGAACCGTCCTTCACCCACCCGGCTGATGAGATCGGCATTGATCTTTTCCAGAAGCAGGGAGGGCTCGGAGAACTGCTGCGCCAGGGATCGCACCATAGCCTGCAGATTTGACATCAGCATGGCTGCGCCGATACCCTTGCCAACGACATCGGCAATCGTAATCACATAGGTGCCTCCAACGGCGAAGACATCGAAATAATCTCCCCCGATTTCGCGACAGGGATGGACGCGCACCGAAAGGTCATATCCTGCGACCGTGGGCAGTTCCGCGGGGAAGAGATGCGCCTGAATGTCACTGGCGGCCACTAGCTCCGCATCTAGTCTCCGCTTTTCCCTGGCAATCTCTGAGAGTCGGACATTCGCGACCTTTTCTGCAATCATAGCAGAAAGGGTTGAAAAGAAGAGAAGGTCCACCTCGCCAAACTGGCGCTCGTGTCGAGTTGTATCAAGGAAAAACACGCCAATCGTCGTTTCCCCGGCGCACAGCGGGGCGCATATTGCCGACCTGGCCTTCAGGCCATAAAGACTTTCGCTCATATCCGGACCGGCAAAGCCCGCCACATCCCGGAGAAGTTGTGCCTTGTTTTCCGTCATGGCCTTCCGGGCCATCGTCCTGCTTATGGCGAAGGGATCTGAGGAGGGGATGGTCGAGAAATAGGCGCAGGGGACCAGCTGACCGGCATCATTCAGGAGCATGATGGAAGCCCTTTCCGCACCTGTCTTCTCCACACAGAGGACCAGAATCGAGTTCAGGAGTTCCTCCAGGGATCTGTCTCCCCCAATCTGGCGGGCGATGTCCGCCACGGTTTCCAGCAACTCCATAGGCGGTGTCGACCGCCCGGCAGGGGACGGCATGGAAAGGGTTTCCGAAGTGACATCCTCTTTTGCCGAGTTGACGCCCCGTTTTATCGAGGGCTCATAAATAATCCGGACAGTCCCGACTCCGATGATGTCGCCACTGGAAAGGGTCGTCGATGATATCCGCGTACCGTTGACGGAGGTTCCATTGCGGCTCCCCAGATCCGAAAGGACAGGGTTGCCATCGTCAAGGGTAAGCGTTGCATGCCTTCGAGAAACGGAAGGATCATCAATCCAGATCTCGTTATCGGGCAGCCGGCCGATTCGAATC contains:
- a CDS encoding SpoIIE family protein phosphatase, encoding MSSFLLIRSTGEQQLVSSEKQKIRIGRLPDNEIWIDDPSVSRRHATLTLDDGNPVLSDLGSRNGTSVNGTRISSTTLSSGDIIGVGTVRIIYEPSIKRGVNSAKEDVTSETLSMPSPAGRSTPPMELLETVADIARQIGGDRSLEELLNSILVLCVEKTGAERASIMLLNDAGQLVPCAYFSTIPSSDPFAISRTMARKAMTENKAQLLRDVAGFAGPDMSESLYGLKARSAICAPLCAGETTIGVFFLDTTRHERQFGEVDLLFFSTLSAMIAEKVANVRLSEIAREKRRLDAELVAASDIQAHLFPAELPTVAGYDLSVRVHPCREIGGDYFDVFAVGGTYVITIADVVGKGIGAAMLMSNLQAMVRSLAQQFSEPSLLLEKINADLISRVGEGRFITCFLMTLNSRNHQIRYANAGHNQPLLCRCTGEIVPLDFSFTVNWAFVPIGISNLLNSLYRSLKKSGPSQKCGAK